A region of Vitis riparia cultivar Riparia Gloire de Montpellier isolate 1030 chromosome 12, EGFV_Vit.rip_1.0, whole genome shotgun sequence DNA encodes the following proteins:
- the LOC117927010 gene encoding homeobox-leucine zipper protein HDG2-like isoform X5: MFQPNMMDGQLHPLDMTQNTSESEIARLREDDFDSKSGSENHEGASGDDQDPNQRPKKKRYHRHTQHQIQEMEAFFKECPHPDDKQRKELSRELGLEPLQVKFWFQNKRTQMKTQHERHENTQLRSENEKLRTENLRYREALSNASCPNCGGPTAIGEMSFDEHHLRLENARLREEIDRISAIAAKYVGKPVVNYPLIPPQVPTRPLDLGVGNFGAQPGLGGELFGASDLLRSINGPTEADKPMIIELAVAAMEELFRMAQMGEPLWLPSLDGTTTELSEDEYIRSFPRGIGPKPAGFKCEASRETAVVIMNHISLVEILMDVNQWSTVFSGIVSRAMTLEVLSTGVAGNYNGAFQVMTAEFQVPSPLVPTRESYFVRYCKQHADGTWAVVDVSLDNLRPSPVVRCRRRPSGCLIQEMPNGYSKVTWVEHVEVDDRGVHNIYKQLVNSGLAFGAKRWVATLDRQCERLASAMATNIPTGEVGVITSQEGRKSMLKLAERMVISFCAGVSASTAHTWTTLSGSGADDVRVMTRKSVDDPGRPPGIVLSAATSFWLPVPPKRVFDFLRDENSRSEWDILSNGGVVQEMAHIANGQDTGNCVSLLRVNSANSSQSNMLILQESCTDSTASFVIYAPVDVVAMNMVLNGGDPDYVALLPSGFAILPDGTTTHGGVIGEVGSGGSLLTVAFQILVDSVPTAKLSLGSVATVNNLIACTVDRIKAAVSCENA, translated from the exons ATGTTCCAGCCAAATATGATGGACGGCCAGCTTCACCCACTCGACATGACTCAAAACACATCGGAAAGTGAAATCGCCAGGCTCAGAGAGGATGATTTTGACAGCAAATCTGGCAGTGAAAACCATGAAGGTGCCTCCGGAGATGACCAAGATCCCAACCAACGCCCCAAGAAGAAGCGCTACCATCGCCACACTCAGCATCAGATCCAGGAAATGGAAGC TTTCTTCAAGGAGTGTCCACACCCAGATGACAAGCAAAGGAAGGAGCTGAGCCGTGAATTAGGGTTAGAGCCCTTGCAGGTCAAATTTTGGTTCCAAAACAAGCGCACCCAGATGAAG ACCCAGCATGAGCGCCACGAGAACACACAGCTTCGCAGCGAGAATGAAAAGCTTCGTACAGAGAATTTGAGGTACCGGGAAGCTCTGAGCAACGCCTCCTGTCCTAATTGCGGAGGCCCGACTGCTATAGGAGAGATGTCATTTGATGAACATCATCTGAGATTGGAGAATGCTAGGTTGAGGGAAGAG ATTGATCGGATCTCGGCAATTGCTGCAAAGTATGTTGGCAAGCCAGTAGTGAACTATCCTCTTATTCCTCCTCAGGTTCCCACCCGTCCCCTTGATCTAGGGGTTGGAAACTTTGGGGCACAGCCAGGATTAGGAGGCGAGCTGTTTGGAGCCAGTGACCTTCTTAGGTCAATCAATGGACCGACTGAAGCTGACAAACCAATGATAATTGAGCTTGCAGTTGCAGCTATGGAGGAGCTATTCCGAATGGCTCAGATGGGGGAACCTTTGTGGCTTCCAAGCCTTGATGGCACAACCACCGAACTAAGCGAAGATGAATATATCAGGTCATTCCCAAGGGGAATTGGACCAAAACCTGCAGGATTTAAGTGTGAAGCCTCGCGAGAAACCGCTGTTGTTATCATGAACCATATTAGCCTGGTTGAGATTCTCATGGATGTG AACCAGTGGTCTACCGTGTTTTCTGGCATTGTTTCAAGAGCTATGACCCTGGAAGTACTATCAACTGGAGTTGCAGGGAACTATAACGGAGCCTTTCAAGTG ATGACAGCTGAATTCCAAGTACCTTCACCTCTAGTTCCTACTAGAGAGAGTTACTTTGTGAGGTACTGTAAGCAGCATGCTGATGGAACTTGGGCAGTGGTTGACGTTTCCTTGGACAATTTACGTCCTAGTCCGGTGGTGAGATGTCGAAGAAGGCCATCTGGATGTTTAATTCAAGAAATGCCTAATGGATATTCAAAG GTTACATGGGTTGAGCATGTTGAAGTGGATGATCGAGGtgttcataatatatataagcAGTTAGTTAACTCTGGTCTTGCATTTGGGGCGAAAAGATGGGTCGCTACTTTAGACCGCCAATGCGAGCGTCTTGCAAGTGCCATGGCAACAAACATTCCTACGGGTGAAGTTGGTG TGATAACAAGTCAAGAAGGGAGAAAAAGTATGTTGAAGCTGGCTGAAAGAATGGTGATAAGCTTTTGTGCTGGAGTGAGTGCCTCTACAGCCCACACATGGACTACGCTATCTGGAAGTGGCGCTGATGATGTTAGGGTTATGACCCGGAAGAGCGTGGACGATCCAGGCAGGCCTCCTGGGATTGTGCTAAGTGCTGCTACTTCATTCTGGCTTCCAGTTCCGCCAAAGAGAGTATTTGATTTTCTCCGTGATGAGAATTCTCGCAGCGAG TGGGATATTCTCTCAAATGGTGGGGTTGTTCAAGAAATGGCACATATAGCGAATGGTCAAGACACAGGCAACTGTGTATCTCTGTTACGGGTAAAT AGTGCAAATTCAAGCCAGAGCAACATGTTGATATTGCAAGAAAGCTGTACTGATTCAACAGCCTCTTTCGTGATTTATGCTCCTGTCGATGTTGTTGCCATGAACATGGTACTGAATGGAGGGGATCCAGACTATGTTGCTCTTCTTCCCTCAGGATTTGCAATTCTTCCAGATGGAACCACAACTCATGGAGGAGTCATAGGTGAAGTTGGGTCTGGAGGATCTCTTCTAACCGTCGCATTTCAGATATTGGTTGATTCGGTTCCAACGGCAAAACTCTCTCTAGGGTCGGTTGCGACTGTTAACAATCTCATCGCTTGCACTGTCGACAGGATTAAGGCTGCAGTCTCGTGTGAGAACGCATGA